The region TTTTCTTTGTTTTGGTATTAATTGAAAAATCTATGGGCTTCCAAGGGACTCGATTACCCAATCCAACGCTCACGCAACAAGGATTTCGAAATCTCGGAAATACAAAAGCCCCCTCTCTCCAACAAAACCAAATGCAAAATCTGGGGGGGAATGGAGATTTAGATTGGGAGGATGATCTATCTTGGGAAGAGGAAGCATTAGAAGGTGCGATTCCTCTCCAAACAAATCCAACAAGCAACAAACAGAGTGTAGACGATTTTCAAATCCCAGAAATTAATTTTCCAGAGGAAGGATTTGCAAAGGGCAAAAAAAAGATTCAGGTAAACGCAGGTTTCGTTCCTATATACTTTCTCAAGTTTTATGGGCAAGGAAAACATTCACAATCTAACCTAGTCAAGGTAATGAGAGAGTTTTCGGGAGGAGATCCCATCCCGTTTGTCCTAGAACAGTTGCAAATAGGTCCGATAGCAGAGGAAAAACAAAAGGGAATTTTGAGCGCCATTCCCAAACGTATGAGGTATGAAAGCCAATACCGTCTCGAAGATGGAATCTTACATCTTTCCTTTTCCAAAGAATTAGGCATCGGTGGTAGCCCTGAAATTTTAAAGGATAGGCTAGACCAAATCACATTTAGTTTGGTGGGAAATTATGGGATCAAAGGTGTTGTACTATATATAGATAACCTAAGATTACGGTCTCTGGGAGGCGACGGCATGTCCTTACCCGATGTTTTGGTAAAAAATAATCGTAAAGTCATCCTTCTTTAATTGTATCTTAATACTTGCAATTCTAAGGAATGAGCTTAGTCTAGCAATCGAGAGTAGAAATGAGAAAGTATAGCCCAAGGAGATTTCTTTTTATAATCAAGAAGCTATTCCTTCGTACATACCACCCTACTTTTATCTCCACAAATTTTTCTGACATTCGATCCGCAGTTGTGATTTACGGAGTATTGAGTGCTTTTACTTCTATGGTATCTTTGTTTTTTGTGGACTCTTTGGTACGCACAAAGGAAGCAAGTTTTTGGATTTCATTCTTTCGTATCTCTTCTCTACTCATCTGCTTCTCCGCTTACTTTCTTGCAAAAAAGAGATTTCGGTTTTTTGAGAGACATATTTTTTCTTTTACCGGCTTCTTCATTACCTCTCTGATACTTATTTATATACCGATGATGGTATATGATAAACCAAACCATTCCTATTACCTCTTTGGATCTGCCATTGTCATCGCTAGCTCAGCCATCATTTTATGGTTAGAACCAATCCGTATCTTTTTCCTTTCTATTCTTTATCTTTGTATTTTCATCCCTTTGCATTTAAATTTTTCTCAAATCTTAGGATTTGATCGTTATGTTTTTTACCAAGATGTTCTCATCGTATGTTTTTTATTAGGTGTTGGTTTCACAGCTAATCTTCTGATAAACTATTGGAGATTTGAGGAGTATCGCTCAAAAATAAGATTGAGAATTACAGTTGGCAAATTGCTAAAAATCAACCAAAAGATCCATGACCTTTCCAGGATTGATTCCATGACCGAATTGTACAATCGTAGACATCTTTTAGAGCAGTTTGACCTCTACAAAAAACGTGCAAAACGGGAAAGTTTTTCCATCGGATTAGTCATCCTAGATTTGGATCGGCTGAAAGTAATCAATGACCAATATGGCCATAAACAAGGCGATCTTGCCATCCAAGCATTTGGGAAAACATTAAAAACGAGAGTCCGTTCCACCGATATTGCCGCTCGCATCGGAGGAGATGAGTTTTGTATTTTAGTATCTCCTGCCGACAAAGCCGGATTGGAAACTCTCACAGAAAGTATCCGCGAAAAAATCGAAGTGCTTCGGATTCCGATCTTTAACCAGGCAGGGGACTCCATACAAATCACCGTATCCATTGGAGCAACTTTGTTCTCATCGGAAGAAGATCCGAGTTTTGATGAACTCTACCATAGAATTGATACCGCACTCTACGAATCGAAAAATGCCGGACGGAACCGAATCACCATCCTTCCTCCATTTGAGCGCCAAACGTAAGCTAGACTAGCTGAGTGATTGTTTGCTCATTGTAGAGCAAATCCCTTCTCACAGGAGAAAAACCACCCTCTTTTAAAAATTTTTGGGCTTCCTTTTCCGTTTTTAAGCCAAAGGATCGGAGCACATTCTCTTCAATGACAACAGAAGAGATATCGTCCGCTCCACTCAGCAAAGCAAGCTGGCCCACACCCTTCCCAAGTACCATCACAGAAGTTTCAAT is a window of Leptospira ryugenii DNA encoding:
- a CDS encoding GerMN domain-containing protein; the protein is MKSLSYLLAGLFFVLVLIEKSMGFQGTRLPNPTLTQQGFRNLGNTKAPSLQQNQMQNLGGNGDLDWEDDLSWEEEALEGAIPLQTNPTSNKQSVDDFQIPEINFPEEGFAKGKKKIQVNAGFVPIYFLKFYGQGKHSQSNLVKVMREFSGGDPIPFVLEQLQIGPIAEEKQKGILSAIPKRMRYESQYRLEDGILHLSFSKELGIGGSPEILKDRLDQITFSLVGNYGIKGVVLYIDNLRLRSLGGDGMSLPDVLVKNNRKVILL
- a CDS encoding GGDEF domain-containing protein, which translates into the protein MRKYSPRRFLFIIKKLFLRTYHPTFISTNFSDIRSAVVIYGVLSAFTSMVSLFFVDSLVRTKEASFWISFFRISSLLICFSAYFLAKKRFRFFERHIFSFTGFFITSLILIYIPMMVYDKPNHSYYLFGSAIVIASSAIILWLEPIRIFFLSILYLCIFIPLHLNFSQILGFDRYVFYQDVLIVCFLLGVGFTANLLINYWRFEEYRSKIRLRITVGKLLKINQKIHDLSRIDSMTELYNRRHLLEQFDLYKKRAKRESFSIGLVILDLDRLKVINDQYGHKQGDLAIQAFGKTLKTRVRSTDIAARIGGDEFCILVSPADKAGLETLTESIREKIEVLRIPIFNQAGDSIQITVSIGATLFSSEEDPSFDELYHRIDTALYESKNAGRNRITILPPFERQT